The following coding sequences are from one Tachysurus vachellii isolate PV-2020 chromosome 7, HZAU_Pvac_v1, whole genome shotgun sequence window:
- the paqr9 gene encoding membrane progesterone receptor epsilon: protein MWSLPLLRYTDVPSRVTENFILSGYRFPDYSLLQCLVSAFRPTNETGNFWTHFLPIFIFGFHFIEIFEWEGAPGPGEPFFYPAWNYFFGVLYLLLASSMAHLLNSMSLIIREICFFVDYGTISAYTVGSSLAYYYYIHPQAGIPKIDFGTLNVSKSQSVSAEESPSAPSSNASFFPIHFQFFDSLYIPCSCLVAIVCVLTCCKTRQQWRKYRYAVRTLVFLLPFFISSTPIFYRLLSPSPYPSSSQTLSSYPSPTMASFFYRHCFWLVVSAAFNISKIPERLSPGKFDIWGHSHQWFHCCTFLSILDELHMIKVEIRALLLHTTLVLEPTTNPHLPGPTIYSTFGLMLLLQGCIASVIIWFGWCAYHIYYPVQKGLKAN from the coding sequence ATGTGGTCACTACCTCTCCTTCGTTACACTGATGTTCCATCAAGAGTGACGGAGAACTTCATTTTGTCAGGTTACCGCTTCCCTGACTACAGCCTCCTACAGTGCCTAGTCTCTGCATTCCGGCCTACCAACGAGACTGGAAACTTCTGGACTCACTTCCTCCCAATATTTATCTTCGGCTTTCACTTTATAGAGATATTTGAATGGGAAGGAGCCCCGGGCCCTGGGGAGCCCTTCTTTTACCCAGCCTGGAACTATTTCTTTGGGGTTTTATATCTGCTGCTGGCCAGCAGTATGGCTCACCTCCTTAACTCCATGTCACTGATCATCAGAGAGATCTGCTTCTTTGTGGATTATGGAACCATCAGTGCTTATACTGTAGGTTCTTCTTTGGCTTACTATTACTACATTCACCCACAGGCAGGGATACCAAAGATTGATTTTGGGACACTGAATGTATCAAAGTCACAGTCAGTGAGTGCAGAGGAGTCTCCCTCAGCTCCATCTTCCAACGCTTCATTCTTTcccattcattttcagttttttgATAGCTTATACATCCCCTGCTCCTGCCTGGTGGCCATCGTCTGTGTGCTAACTTGTTGCAAAACAAGGCAGCAGTGGAGGAAGTACCGCTATGCTGTACGTACCCTAGTCTTTCTTCTGCCATTCTTCATTTCGTCCACACCAATTTTCTACCGGCTTCTCAGCCCATCACCATATCCATCCTCCTCTCAGACACTTTCTTCTTACCCGTCACCTACAATGGCCAGCTTCTTCTATCGCCACTGCTTCTGGCTGGTGGTGTCTGCAGCCTTTAACATCAGCAAGATCCCAGAAAGATTGTCTCCAGGAAAGTTTGACATCTGGGGGCACAGTCACCAGTGGTTCCACTGCTGCACCTTCCTCTCCATCCTGGATGAGCTCCATATGATCAAGGTAGAGATACGAGCCCTGCTGCTTCACACTACCTTGGTTCTAGAACCCACCACAAATCCCCACCTCCCTGGCCCGACTATCTACTCCACTTTTGGGTTGATGCTGCTGCTACAGGGGTGTATAGCTTCCGTAATTATATGGTTTGGGTGGTGTGCATACCACATTTATTATCCTGTGCAGAAAGGCCTGAAGGCAAACTGA